One window from the genome of Crassostrea angulata isolate pt1a10 chromosome 2, ASM2561291v2, whole genome shotgun sequence encodes:
- the LOC128174318 gene encoding uncharacterized protein LOC128174318: MHSLLTMLFVIFYMGLLAISKAYVNVALNKPSYQLDQFLPRDDTYDASNAVDGRKSDLRMHAGQCAISFLSTTATWWVNLSSIHRIHHITILFRTSNDGIRSPSSSHFLGFSVYVSNTTDRLQGTLCFKDNNFTINTIPPVFTTNCSVQGQYVIYYNERLPGVVYPVGYASNVNNDLCEVEVYGCPATGFYGSNCSIPCPDVNCQYCHIETGYSQCCKPGYQGQRCELAKGKYPKQAFANLRL, from the exons ATGCATTCGCTTTTAACTATgttatttgtgattttttacATGGGACTTTTGGCAATTTCAAAGGCTTATG TTAACGTTGCCCTCAATAAACCATCATACCAGCTCGATCAATTTCTACCACGTGACGACACGTATGACGCCAGTAACGCTGTGGACGGACGTAAATCTGACCTGAGAATGCACGCTGGGCAATGTGCGATATCATTCTTATCAACAACCGCCACCTGGTGGGTGAACCTGAGCAGCATCCACAGGATTCATCACATCACTATCTTATTCAGGACGAGCAATGACGGTATA cggagtccgagtagctca CATTTTCTTGGATTCTCCGTGTATGTCTCCAATACGACGGATAGATTACAGGGGACATTGTGTTTCAAGGACAACAACTTCACAATAAACACAATACCTCCTGTCTTCACAACAAACTGTTCTGTCCAGGGACAATATgtcatctactacaacgagAGACTACCTGGAGTTGTCTACCCTGTCGGTTATGCTAGTAATGTAAATAATGACCTTTGTGAAGTAGAGGTGTATG GATGTCCAGCAACAGGATTTTACGGATCTAACTGCTCCATTCCCTGTCCAGACGTCAACTGTCAGTACTGTCACATAGAGACGGGCTATAGCCAGTGTTGTAAACCTGGGTACCAAGGTCAGCGATGCGAATTAG cAAAAGGCAAATATCCCAAACAGGCTTTTGCGAATTTACGGCTGTAG